The DNA region GGCCGGGGGGAGCACCCCGCGCCGCGCCTACTCGCTGCTGGCGCAGGAGCCGCTGGCGCGCGAGGTCCCGTGGGAGCACGTGCACCTGTTCTGGGGCGACGAGCGCTGCGTCCCCCCGGGGCACCCGCGGAGCAACTTCCGCATGGTCCGCGACGCGCTGCTCGCACACGTCCCGCTCCCGGCGGCGAACGCGCACCGCGTCCGGGGCGAGCTGCCGCGGGAGCGCGCCGCCGGGGAGTACGAGCGCGAGCTGCGCGAGGCGTTCGGCGGGGGCGTCCCCCGCTTCGACCTGGTGCACCTGGGGGTGGGGGAC from Longimicrobiaceae bacterium includes:
- the pgl gene encoding 6-phosphogluconolactonase — translated: AGGSTPRRAYSLLAQEPLAREVPWEHVHLFWGDERCVPPGHPRSNFRMVRDALLAHVPLPAANAHRVRGELPRERAAGEYERELREAFGGGVPRFDLVHLGVGDDGHTASLFPFAPALLERERLAAPAVHEGEPRVTLTVPVLNAAARVEFLATGAGKAPVVRKVLRGALDPLRLPAQLVRPAAGDPVWILDEPAAAKLSEGLQVP